The genomic window GCTGTACTGGGGCAAAAGAAGGACAAAttacatcatgtcatatattatgctagAAAAGTATTGAATAAGAGAAGACCTCCTTCACatgcccatttggagtttttgcctataggaggatgccctttgggctgtgcaacgccccagccacttttcaaaggtgtatgctttccatcttttttgatatggtggaaaaattcttagaagtcttcatggatgatttttctgtttttggcaattcatttaacacttgcttgcataacttaactcttattttgaaaagatgccaagaaactaatttggtgttgaattgggaaaagtgccatttcatggttccggaaggaatagttcttgggcataaagtgtcatgtagaggtatagaagttgataaagctaaaatagaagttattgaaaaactccctatacctgttaatatgaaagcagtaagaagttttcttgggcatgctggcttctacagaaggttcatcaaagacttttcaaaaatagcaaaaccattgagctTTTCTTAGAGAATTCTTAGAACACTTAGAGAGAGAGCTCACCTTTATATTTTTAGTTGTTGTTTTTAGAATTCAagagaattaggaaggagaattgatctctcttcttccttgttcttgctcagcactctttacttttcttgctttggattttgggtggagaattgaaaaacttctgtttcaatatcaccttgagatcttgtttaattttctgcataattgaatttttatttctgttaattgcttcttcttctactatttctgcaatttacttttcttcatttcctttgcaattgttcttgctggatctaggaaggcagtgagatctagacttggctatctagtctcttgagtcctgagatctacagctttcaatttcaatttccttgtttcgttgctacaccaagtttattttcattttcattcaagatccggtttaattgagtcCATCTGttacatttctgtttgttgaattttaccttctcttgtttaatttctgcaaatccaatttccAATTCCCTTTACGATTCAagttatttaaatttcttgcatcttaagattctgcaatttacatttcttgcaatctaagtttctgcaatttaatttcttgttctttaagattcagcacttttattttctgccctctttaatttcctgtcaattgtccctctcccttttaaatttcatgcaatttagcttctgtcaaatacaaaccactcaaatcaactcttgatcgcttgactaaatcaaccactaaactaaaattgctcaatccttcaatccctgtgggatcgacctcactcccgtgagttttattacttgatgcgacccggtgcacttgccggttagtttcgtgttggatcgttttccacacatcaagtttttggcgccgttgccagggattgatttagatcaacaatgattaagtgggtgagaagtctagatcaagcatattttttgtttttgttctttgttttaaactgaaaccaaggtgtttgtgtttttgcctcactaagaaattctgtctctgtgacatgaatttcaattttcaatggtgttgtgttttgcaaaatacaaatggagttcaactcatcttgcaGTGCTGGTTGttattttggttgtttcttgaagtgttttgatttgagtttctttgccatggttgttggttttggttatggttatctccccacctcaggtttggatggttcttccatgaagggttgtaagtatcaccatagacttcatttgacccagaattttggttgtgcatgtactggacttgctcctgttgttgctcctcttgagtttcttcatttgttccccatgtggttgatggttgattGGTGCTTActactgcaacttggaggctatcaatcctcttggccatttgctcaaattgttgttgaatctgctgctgcatcaatttgttttgagctaggattgagtccactccttccaactccatcactcccttcctctgtgatggttggtgttgcctttggtgagcaaagaaatactagTTGTTAGCTACCATATCAATGAGACTTTGAGCTTCTTCTGCAGTATTCACTTCAGTTTTCAACCTGATgaccctttgaggtgggtaaaatttggcaaggaatttgctcactagatcatcccaattgtcaatgctgtctcttgggaaagattccaaccattgggtggctttgtctctgagagagaatggaaatagcagtagcttatagctgtcaggatgcactccattggttttaacagtgtcacaaatcctcaagaaagtggacaagtgttgatttggatcttcaagtggtcctcctccataagagcaattgttttgaactaatgtgatgagttgtggctttagttcaaaattatttgcattaacatttggggtatgaatgctactcccacaatgtctaggatttgcaaatgtgtaggaagccagaactcttctctgtggtggattgttgttgttattagctGTTCCTCCttgttgattagttggaattgttgtatgttcctccatatcttcaATCCATGATGAAATTGTAGTTAgctcaagcaaaaattcaaacagttagtgggttagtccaaAGTTAGAGAAacggaaaataaaaatgctagatctagatctccacttcacttaatcattgtcaatctatttcaatccccggcaacagcgccaaaaacttgatgtgtggaaaacgatccaacacgaaactaaccggcaagtgtaccgggtcgcatcaagtagtaaaactcacatgagtgaggtcgatcccacagggattgatggatcaagcaactttagtgggtgattagtttagtcaagctaacatttaagtgaattgtatgaaattgtagccaacagaaagtaaatgacaatgaatttaaagttgcagagtgtaaattggcaagtagcttaaagagcaagaaatgtaaatttcaagaatcttaaattgcaagaaaagtaaattgcatgaaaagtaaagggctggggtgttggaaattaaagagagcaatagatcacgcaactggaaatttaaattgcaggaagaataaattgGGAACAATGTAagcagagaagcaaaattgcagtgaatcagaatttagagcaattgcagaggaatttaaaattgtgcaggaaatgtaaatgagatttgcagcaagcttaatgtaaattaaatttgaggaaccaaacagaaagtgaaatgcggctcaattgcaatagctaaaggaaagttgaagatctcaggggttggatgagactagagaacaagtctagatctcaattccttccttgatccaacagaggataattgcagaagaaaataaagaagaaagcagtaaagacaatttagatccaaatcacaattccttcaaatttgcagcaagtaaacagagagaattctcaaggtgagattgaaacagaatttcttcaattctcaacccaagattcaaaacaaaaatgaaactaagagagagctctctaatgggGCTCGCCTCCAATGCTCTCTATCAGAGCCAACCTCCTAGTGCTCTCTGTTCCAGCCTACCTTGTGAAatgaaactaatgcctttatataggcttttacaaaatgaaaatgaaattgaaatttaaaataaattacaattaaatgaaatttctattttaactatctcttgtgcctttgagtgatgataatgggctttgcttgctttggatttgggttgaagatggcctctgttgattgttcttggtcttgagaagaaacccatttgtgaaccgggccatgaaccattaaagcttgagtcaaagtttgaggcaaactttgactcaaacttatTCACCAAACTCATCATGCAGATGGCcattttgctgtcatccacgtttgagccaaagtttgaggtcaaactttgagccaaacgtggatccctcttgttGCATATCAAGccttggggtgctactttgtcctcttgtcaacgttgccaattttatgcccactatagactattatatatggttgaaaagttctaaatgtcagatttctaacccaattggaatcacctcaattggacatctacaactcaagttatgctcctttgaagaggacagggtcgctggctttggtgtgcaacgtttgaggtaaagtttgcctcaaacgtggtcgaaaacgccagttctggaggctcaaacgcattgtccatcccatactattatatattgttggaaatccctgaatgtctactttccaatgccgttggaagcgcatcatttggagctctacagctcgagttatactccatcgaaggtgcagaggtcagttggcctcactgcaggttgccaccatgttcgtttatgcacattgcggggcagttttctccctcaattttagtgtccaccatgtagtgccatatatgcttggaaagctctcgattcctactttccattgctttttgaatcacctcatttggaactctgtagctcaagttattcttgttggaagtataccccttcaggctgttgtggcgccaacatttgcctaaaagcttgaggtcaaacgttggcgcaagcttttgctcttctccagggtgtgtttgttgtggcgccaacgtttgcctaaaagcttgaggtcaaacgttggcgcaagcttttgctccatctagagtgaattcaactcttccaaaagtttgagctaaagtttgaggcaagcttttgctcaagctttttgttttctcttgctccttgccatttcttctttcttcaaccttcttcaaagctcttttcacctattatcaatcaaccaagcacatcaaagctatgctcaaaatcatgagattgttattctttcataatatataacaattatagcacaaaatctcatgaaaatgcattaatttatccatggttgattgaatcaaaggaaacgtgaaattctacccaattggcttacttatggctcaagaaagtgcataaaacctaaaaaaaacaaagaaaaagcatagaaaaacatgacatgatgacatgtcatcacttaTTCCCCTTCTCCAATAAGCCATGTTTGTTATTGTTATACATGgtgcaaataaaaatatatagagTGATTAACCAAATCAGTCCCTAAGGATTTTAAAAGCGCATATTTtagtccaaaaaaaattaatacacatatCAATTTCCATTGTTTTCTTCCGTCAGATATATCAACCCCCAATCCATTTTTCGGTGTAACTCACCAACAAAAATTGTTGAATTGGCATGTTAATTGGGACACGTGGCCGTTGAGTGTCCACATGTGCGAGAAGTATGACAAAATGTCCTTGAACTTGTTTTCAAAAACGGCGTTGTATATTACTACTTCTCCTTTCTCATTTTAATACCTCGTTCTTCCATTTCAACGTCTCCACAATCACATCCCCGCACCAAAGAATCCCCTTGATCATGTGCCCGGAACCCGCCACAATCATCTTGGTCGTAGTTCCACTATAATCCTATACATTTGGGGCCAACGTGGTCCAATAAATAGCGCTCCGCTCCTCCAACATCTCCTTCTTCTTTGCTGAATCTAAATCCTTTAGCGATGTCAACCATCTAGAACCTCCCCTTTCTTCTTCGAGCTCTCAAAAACCTTATGCACCGAGAAATtgtcatagctctggaaaatcgTGTCCAACTCCCTCAACAATCCTTTCTGCCCCTTCAACGCAATCGTCAACCCATAGCTCAGCAAATTAGAACCACTCTTATCTTACCCGCGGCTACGTTGATCTTCTTCATCGGAATCGGATTTAGAGCCCTTAATTAGCGGGTCAAAAGGAGAAAAAGTAGTGAGAGTCATCGACCTTGATAGCGGTTTTGTCGTTGGTGACGGGCCATTGGATCTCGTTGGCAACGCGGGCATAAACGTATTaaaacatcaagaaaataccTGGCTAAGTTGCCCCTTTGTGATTTCAACTTTCCTCAGGATGCTCACGTCACTATGTACGAGACCACTACCACTGGAGCCACCGATTCTCCCTCTATGGCGATTCGAAGAAGATGAACTTCCTTTACTTGGCATTATCGGAACTAAACTTGGATGTTTTGATTCCTGCAGATGAAGAACTGGGGTTTCATGAGGAGCTTCAATGATGAAGAacggaaaagaaaaagtattaaTACAATGCCATTTTTGAAAACAAGTTCAGGGACTGTTTTCTTCTCCTCCTTGCATCTCCTCCTTGCACACGTGGACACTTAACGGCCACGTATGTGAAATAACATGCCGATTCAGCAATCTCCGTTGGTGAGTCACACCGGAAAATAGATTGGGGACTGATATGTTTGACAGAGGAAAATAATGGGGATTGATTTATGTATTAATTTTCTTTGAGGACTAAAATGAAAAattataggtagacaatgagttCAGTGAATAATGCAGTTACGTATACGGTAATCTCCCTTCTCCACTTGTGATTTCCGTAATTTTTGTAGGGGTGTAGTGtattttttactttattgggCCAATTTTAAAACCCATTGTTTACATGATTTATGAAAGTCATTGTATACCTAGCAAAATCGGACTAAAATATCTACTTTTAAAATCCTTAGAGACTGATTTTAGTAATTtactcaaaaatatatattatacaaaagaaattattaaattataatcttatataattttataatattaatttaCTGTTATTTAATATTCTAAAACGATAGAACATAGGATTCCCGTGTGTAATTCTAATATTTCATTCTTGAAAAAAATCTTTATGTTTTTTAAATTCAAAGATTATGTAAACaaacataaataatttttttaacttttaaaaataataacCATTAAAATAGTACACACTATTTGGGANNNNNNNNNNNNNNNNNNNNNNNNNcctaattaaatatatattaattataaatattgaaatatttaaaacatattatttaattattttaattaaaaattttctaatgtaaaatattattataaaactaaatatattttctatttttaactatctatattaaataatgctaatttttttttagtcAATACACGTACAATAATTTTAGCTTGACCACTAACTGGGTTAGTTTAATAATCTAGTGATCCAATTGTCAAGTTAGTCACTCAGTGACTAGCTTGGCAAACTAAATCATTATTATTACATTTAACCCTATTTATTTAGATCaatttaaaacaaattgaaatttttaaaataaactcaacaaaacatTAAGATTTGATCCTATCCCACCAAAATACACACCAATTGTATGCTAAGTATGATTATGTCATTTTcttagaaagaaaaaaacaaaatccCCGAACCCGCCCGTTGCTTACGCTATACTGGTCGTTTCGCAAGGCGCACGCAAATAACAATCATAAAACCCTAACCATTCTATTCCCCCAAACATGGACTCTGGATTCCGATTGACACACTAGAAGTCGAACAGAATCGAATTCGCAACGCACATAGCATAGAATGGCTCACGGCGGCTACAACAAGCGGCGCGTGAGGGTCAACCCCGCAAGTCGCCGTTCCAACTCCTCCTCCACCGCCTCCACGTCCGCCCCTAAGGCTCTCAAGCCTAAACCGCCGGTTTCACTCAAAAACCAGATTCGGTCGGCGGAGCGTATGCTGCGGAAGCAGAACCTGCCGGCGGAGGTGAGGGAGGCGCAGCAGCAGAAGCTCGACGCACTCAAGAAGCAGCAGGAGATCCACACGCGCCTCGCTGCCGAGCGCAAGATCTTCCTCCGCGATAGGAAGATTAAGTTCTTCGAGCGAAGGAAGATCGAGAGGCGCATCAGGCGCCTCGAGAAGCTTCAGCGCGCCGCTTCCCACCAGCTACAAGCATCTGAGGCTTCCGAACAGCTTTCCAAGCTTAAGAAAGATCTTCAATACGTTATGGTGTGTTCTCTGcagttttctttttctaatttttgtgaTTAGGTTTATTTTGATGCATCGTTGGGTTTTCTCGAAATGCAAAGTGTGCTGTTAGCTTTCATGAGTAGCTGAATGATGTTGTTGCATTGCGTTGTTCATTCATATCAATTAAGAGTAACTGAGGAATAGTTTTGtttgttctttctttttgttCCATTAATTTTTGTTTACTTTACTTTGTCACTGGCTTTCGTAAGTTTGATCTTTGTGAAAAATGAGACGTGTTGTATATATTTTGATTCCTAGGTGGATGATGATGTTGTTGCTTTGTGTTGTTTGTTTATTGAGAATAAATTATGAGTAAGTAATGACGGAGGGGTTTGTTATGGTTTAATTTTTTGGAACTGCAGTACTTTCCAAAGACTGAGAAGTATGTTCCTTTGTTTACCGGAGGTGACGATTCGGAGATAGTTGACAGGAGGAACGGGCTGCGCAAGCAGATTGAGGACAGATTGATTGCAGCCGCAGCAAGTGGCAAGGACTTAGAAGGTTTGATTTATGGTTGAGATGTGTCTCATTAACTATTATCAATGCTTAAAGTATGTGTTGAGATAGTAAAATTCAAGTGCACAAGTAGTCGAATTGAAGTTGGAACATGGACATGTAGCACTAAACTTTGCATGTGTTGCATTATTTGGTATCTCTGTACGATTCATCTTCTTTTGGTTTCTGTAACAGAGACTGGCAGTGAGGATGATGGCCTTTTGGATCTGAGTGAAGATGATTTTTTCCTCGCTGGGAGTTCTAGTGATGAAGCAGATGCAGATGATGAATGGACAGACAAAAGCACGAGGTGGGTAGAGATGTTTTACAACTTAAGCAATTATTATATTATGAAAATTCATATACTTGCAGCAAGGTAATCGATGTTAAGAAGAGCAACTGGAGTATACCTGTTTGTGATGCTAGTATGGTCAAATTGAAGccacatttttttaattataatttataaatctATTGGGATTCATCTGTTAATATACAAAAGTAGAAAATTTAGATAAGCTGTGTTCTTTGGAGCCCTgttttctaatttaaattttaatctaCACATGCCAACTGTTTCTCTAGTAAATTCTGCATCATGAAATTTCCAACTTATTGCAGAGAGCAGGCTTCTAGTGCATCTGGCAAAGCAGTGTCTGGTGGCATGTCCAGTGATGAAAAAAATCAGGTATGCAGTATGAGCAGTAATTGCTTTTCtccttattttttattcaatagTATCAAATAACTGCGGCATTGAAATTAGTCAATATTTAAAATATCGTTTGCCCATTCTTTCAGAGACAGATTTCTGCTAGAGCTTTAATGCCCCCTCCTCGCCCCTCAAACAAGAAGCTGTCAAGGTTTGGGTCAACTTCAGGCCAAAATTCATCTAGTCTAAGATCCGATATTTCCACATCCAGCAACACTTCGAATAGCAAAAGCAGCTCAGACTTTAGATCAAGGGGACCTTCAAGCACAGGCCATGGTAGTAGTCTAAGCTCCAACTCTGATGCGCACAAACCTCGTAGAAAGAGGAGgcctaaga from Arachis ipaensis cultivar K30076 chromosome B09, Araip1.1, whole genome shotgun sequence includes these protein-coding regions:
- the LOC107618843 gene encoding rRNA-processing protein EFG1; translation: MAHGGYNKRRVRVNPASRRSNSSSTASTSAPKALKPKPPVSLKNQIRSAERMLRKQNLPAEVREAQQQKLDALKKQQEIHTRLAAERKIFLRDRKIKFFERRKIERRIRRLEKLQRAASHQLQASEASEQLSKLKKDLQYVMYFPKTEKYVPLFTGGDDSEIVDRRNGLRKQIEDRLIAAAASGKDLEETGSEDDGLLDLSEDDFFLAGSSSDEADADDEWTDKSTREQASSASGKAVSGGMSSDEKNQRQISARALMPPPRPSNKKLSRFGSTSGQNSSSLRSDISTSSNTSNSKSSSDFRSRGPSSTGHGSSLSSNSDAHKPRRKRRPKKKKKQA